The following is a genomic window from Pedobacter sp. KBS0701.
GTAAGCCTTTATCTGCAGCAAGTATCTTCATGTGGCTGATAATTTCATTGGCCCTTAAATCGCCTAATCCTTCTTCTGCTTTTCGGTAGTGCCAAACTAAGGAGTAGCTTTTTTCTTCAATAAACGATCCTGGAGTGCGGTCGGTATAAGTATCTAACAAGGTTTTTATTTCCTGTTTCCATTGATCGGTGAGTAGTGGCAGGCTGTTCCATTTATCTCCGTACGATTTTTGCCAGGCTCCATGCTCTGCAATCAGGTCTACCTTTAAATGTCCAAACCACTGTTCTAAAGTTTCATGTCTTCTTCCGCTGATAATTACCACTTTATTGGCGTTATCAATGGTCAGGTTTTCTATTAAATCATAAAGTTCATCATCTGGAGAGGCATCATCAATATTTCCGGTAAAATCTACCAGGGTACCATCATAATCCAAAAACAGTACCCGATCGGTTGTTTTGGCATATTTTGCAGCAATTACTTCATTAATGGTATTTACCGCATGTTTCGTTAGTAACGATTTTTGAGAATCTTTCACTTCGTTTAATCTTAAAATAAAATTGTTTACCCAATGTTTCACATTGAATTTTTCTACAATTGCCCGCATGGCTGTCATACGTTGCTGTTGCTCATCCAAGGGCATTTTTAATGCAGTTACAATGGCTTCCATAATGTCGCCAAGGTTGTTCGGATTAACTATTACGGCATCGGTTAATTCTTTAGAAGCACCGGCCATTTCGCTTAATATGAGCACGCCATCATTATTATTCCTGCTGGCAATGTATTCCTTGCTAACCAGGTTCATGCCATCACGCATAGGTGTAACCAAACAGATGTCGGCTGAGGCATAAAGTGCCGATAACACCTCAATAGGGAAAGAACGGTAAAAATAATTTACAGGAATCCAGTTAATAGAGCGGTAACGCGCATTTAAATTACCTACAAACTGATCAATCTGATCCCTTAGCTCACTATATTGTGGTACCGTATCGCGAGAGGGTACGACAATCATAAAAAGTTCTATTTTTCCTATATACTCCGGATGGACCTGAAGCAAAAGTTCTAAAGCCTTTAACCTTTCCAAAATACCTTTGCTATAATCCAGGCGGTCGATAGAAAGGATTACTTTCATCTCTTCTTTTCCGGTCCTGAAATAATCAATTTCTTTTTTTACCTTTTCGGTAGCAGTTAAGTCTGAAAATTTATCATAATCAATTCCCATAGGGAAAGCTTCTACCACAATCTGTCTTTCGTTACTATTAAGTACGTTTGATGATGAATTTACGGGGAGTAGGCGTGTTGCCGTGCTGATGAAATGGCGTACGTCATCAAAAGTATGGAAACCGATTAAATCAGCGCCTATAAGTCCATTTAAAAGTTCTTCCCGCCAGGGGATTAACCTGAATATTTCGTAAGAAGGAAAGGGGATATGTTGAAAAAAACCGATGGTAGCATTAGGGAGTTTTTCTCTTAAAATACCCGGTAGAAGGAGCAATTGGTAGTCTTGAATCCAGATTTTATCTCTTCTGCCCAATACCTGCATGGCACTTTTTGCAAATTTCTCATTAACAGATCGGTAACAATCCCAATAACTTTGTTCGTAATGTGCGTATGTAACCAGATAATGAAATACTGGCCACAATACTTCATTTGAAAAGCCTTCGTAATATAAATTGATTTCGTTTTGGGTGAGGAAAACCGGATAGAGGTTTAATGCAGCGAGTTTTTGTGTAACTTCTTCCTGACGTTCTTCTGGAACCTCTATTCCTGGCCATCCTATCCAGATGGAATTGCCTGATTTGTACACGTCGCCAAGGCCGGTAGCAAGACCGCCCTCGCTGGGAATAAACGTGTATTCGTCGTTCTCTTCGATGATTTTAACGGGTAGTCTGTTCGATATTATAACTGTCTTCATGCTTGTATTTGATGTATCTATATCTTTAAAAGCATATCAAATTGGTTTTGTTTGAAATTTTAGGTCAAAAAAACATTCAAATGATTAAACGTAGTTAAATACCAATGAAAAAGTGGTACCACTTTCAGGAGTAGAAATTACTTCAATACTGCCTCTGTGCATCTTCATAATGTTGCGACTGATTGTTAATCCAATGCCCGATCCATTTTTCCTGGTGGTGTAAAACGGAACGAAAATTTTCTCTAAATCTCCCGCATCAATTCCTTTTCCGTTATCGGTAACATCGATATACAGTTTAGTATTTTCTAAACGGTAATTTACATTAATATAGGGCATTTCCTTATTTTCGACCGCATAAATGCTGTTGGTAATCAGGTTGATCAATACTTGCTCTACTAATTTCAGATCCAGCTGAACGGTGATTTTTGAAGAAGTTTGTTCTACATCCAGCACCACATTTTTAACTTTTGCAAATGGCTGCATTAAAACTTT
Proteins encoded in this region:
- a CDS encoding bifunctional alpha,alpha-trehalose-phosphate synthase (UDP-forming)/trehalose-phosphatase, whose protein sequence is MKTVIISNRLPVKIIEENDEYTFIPSEGGLATGLGDVYKSGNSIWIGWPGIEVPEERQEEVTQKLAALNLYPVFLTQNEINLYYEGFSNEVLWPVFHYLVTYAHYEQSYWDCYRSVNEKFAKSAMQVLGRRDKIWIQDYQLLLLPGILREKLPNATIGFFQHIPFPSYEIFRLIPWREELLNGLIGADLIGFHTFDDVRHFISTATRLLPVNSSSNVLNSNERQIVVEAFPMGIDYDKFSDLTATEKVKKEIDYFRTGKEEMKVILSIDRLDYSKGILERLKALELLLQVHPEYIGKIELFMIVVPSRDTVPQYSELRDQIDQFVGNLNARYRSINWIPVNYFYRSFPIEVLSALYASADICLVTPMRDGMNLVSKEYIASRNNNDGVLILSEMAGASKELTDAVIVNPNNLGDIMEAIVTALKMPLDEQQQRMTAMRAIVEKFNVKHWVNNFILRLNEVKDSQKSLLTKHAVNTINEVIAAKYAKTTDRVLFLDYDGTLVDFTGNIDDASPDDELYDLIENLTIDNANKVVIISGRRHETLEQWFGHLKVDLIAEHGAWQKSYGDKWNSLPLLTDQWKQEIKTLLDTYTDRTPGSFIEEKSYSLVWHYRKAEEGLGDLRANEIISHMKILAADKGLQLMPGNKVIEFKNMEVNKGKAALNWLYDKKPDFILALGDDHTDEDIFRVLPDNAFTIKVGNNISEAKYYLNDFREVRKLLWSLVKEEFVGRD